A DNA window from Setaria viridis chromosome 2, Setaria_viridis_v4.0, whole genome shotgun sequence contains the following coding sequences:
- the LOC117843925 gene encoding uncharacterized protein translates to MATAEVQTPTAVVTEEAPAVETPPAAAAAAEEAPKEETPAPAEETAPAVAETENKEAEPEAEAPKEAEPAAAAEPEPVAEAPKEAEPAAAEEVKEEAAPAAEPEPEAAAPAAEEAPATEAAPAEAEPAAAEPAAEEDAKAADSE, encoded by the exons ATGGCCACTGCTGAG GTCCAGACCCCGACCGCCGTCGTGACCGAGGAGGCGCCCGCGGTGGagaccccgccggcggcggccgccgcggccgaggagGCTCCCAAGGAGGAGacccccgcgccggcggaggagacTGCCCCCGCCGTGGCCGAGACCGAGAACAAGGAGGCCGAGCCGGAAGCGGAGGCGCCCAAGGAGGCCGAGCCAGCCGCTGCTGCCGAGCCGGAGCCGGTCGCCGAGGCGCCCAAGGAGGCGGagccggcggccgccgaggaggtgaaggaggaggcggcgcccgccgccgagcCGGAGCCAGAGGCCGCCGCTCCTGCTGCCGAGGAGGCACCGGCCACTGAGGCGGCACCCGCTGAGGCGGAGCCCGCGGCGGCCGAGCCGGCCGCCGAGGAGGACGCGAAGGCCGCCGACAGTGAGTGA
- the LOC117843924 gene encoding E3 ubiquitin-protein ligase UPL5, with product MSAALACLRRNPKRRRDAPDHALPPSSKQPLMAHAGADAAESSSSASASASGADGASAAAAAAAASPPPAWPREAHFFVRATDSRTIAMHAGWDDTVGAVLDHLGACGYGRDLRLLYAGRQLAPEATLAELGLPQDSTLHLAARLRSTQHPHAWQLAAHIAATAGGAESGAACVPAAAFSLDELVKEFILRAHRANLGLSRHDRGSPGEDRATADHAAEYLDIFLQAGAALSLVRLYLSKSPFRSYAERAIKCFIATDPSSLPMDVLVLTAPVLLEFCRLLSLAAGRRESLYRLCRRSLASVLSNRPRLPPSMNSSTRLIEQILPFAREAVDLVLEGLASEPMVVSPIDLDEFSNFFKVMCQQARLWISGEGPMPRNLYSRESEHGNTWIWRFHNMSMDMLKRLDECLKKLEMDLSLSSESTGVMESQTIWAARSFILVVLTELDFISAIYEDVGHTLQLVLMAHRAPLNALVRCSKRNEHLHWLAKHKNLLCFEARRNLVFMMLPEGKDDFGELHEMLIDRSHLLDESFNYIAQAKHNELRGGLFMEFKNEEATGPGVLREWFCLVCQALFSPKQVLFSPCPEDKRRFYLNETSAVDPLHLKYFTFAGRIIGLALMHKVQVGIVLDRTLFLHLAGRSITLEDISVADPVKYASCKRILEMNAAEIDDLYLTFSRGAHELGTREIIDLCPGGQDISVNIRNREQYIDLLIKNTFVDSISAQLTHFTQGFTDILVNPERRKDFFECLDLEDLDRLLGGSNDTINLQDWKSHTQYNGYKEKDRLITWFWKAVERMPIEQQRQLLFFWTSVKYLPSEGFGGLSSKLYIYKTSDSPDRLPSSQTCFYRLCLPPYTSSKMVENQLQKITQEHVSCSFGTW from the exons ATGTCCGCCGCGCTAGCCTGCCTCCGCCGCAACCccaagcgccgccgcgacgcgcCCGATCATGCGCTCCCCCCGTCATCCAAGCAGCCGCTGATGGcccacgccggcgccgacgccgccgagtcgtcctcgtcggcctccgcctccgcttcgGGGGCCGATggcgcctccgcggcggcggccgccgccgccgcctcgccgccccccGCGTGGCCGCGGGAGGCGCACTTCTTCGTGCGCGCCACCGACTCCAGGACCATCGCGATGCACGCGGGGTGGGACGACACCGTCGGCGCCGTGCTCGACCACCTCGGCGCCTGCGGGTACGGCCGCGATTTGCGGCTCCTCTATGCGGGGCGGCAGCTCGCCCCGGAGGCCACCCTCGCCGAGCTCGGCCTCCCGCAGGACTCCACGCTGCACCTCGCGGCCCGACTCCGATCCACCCAGCACCCGCACGCGTGGCAGCTCGCCGCGcacatcgccgccaccgccggcggcgccgagtcTGGGGCCGCctgcgtccccgccgccgccttctccctcGACGAGCTCGTCAAGGAGTTCATCCTCCGCGCCCACCGCGCCAACCTGGGCCTTTCCCGCCACGATCGCGGGTCTCCAGGCGAAGACCGGGCCACGGCGGACCACGCCGCCGAGTACCTCGACATCTTCCTCCAGGCGGGAGCCGCCTTATCATTGGTTCGCCTCTACCTCTCAAAGTCCCCCTTTCGCTCTTACGCTGAGCGTGCAATCAAATGCTTTATCGCCACGGACCCTTCGTCCTTACCGATGGACGTGCTGGTCTTGACTGCGCCGGTGCTGCTTGAATTCTGCCGCTTGCTTTCCTTGGCTGCGGGCAGGAGGGAATCACTCTATAGATTATGCCGGCGTTCACTTGCATCAGTGTTATCCAATCGTCCCAGGCTGCCCCCGTCCATGAACTCGTCAACCAGGTTGATCGAGCAAATCCTGCCATTTGCCCGTGAAGCAGTGGATTTGGTCCTCGAGGGACTCGCATCCGAGCCCATGGTGGTCTCGCCCATTGATCTTGATGAGTTCTCAAACTTCTTTAAAGTGATGTGCCAGCAGGCACGTCTTTGGATATCCGGTGAGGGGCCAATGCCCAGGAATCTGTACAGCAGGGAGTCTGAGCATGGTAACACATGGATATGGAGGTTCCACAACATGTCGATGGACATGTTGAAAAGGTTGGATGAGTGCTTGAAGAAGTTGGAGATGGACCTATCATTGTCATCAGAGAGCACCGGGGTCATGGAAAGTCAAACCATATGGGCCGCTCGATCATTCATCCTGGTTGTGTTGACTGAACTCGATTTCATCTCAGCGATTTATGAGGATGTGGGGCACACCCTACAGCTTGTGTTGATGGCACATAGGGCGCCGCTCAATGCACTTGTCCGCTGTTCCAAGAGAAATGAGCATCTCCATTGGCTTGCGAAGCATAAGAATCTCCTCTGCTTTGAGGCCAGAAGGAATTTAGTCTTCATGATGCTCCCTGAAGGAAAGGATGATTTTGGGGAGCTGCATGAGATGTTGATTGATCGGTCACATTTACTTGATGAATCCTTTAATTACATCGCACAGGCGAAACACAATGAGCTTCGAGGTGGGCTGTTTATGGAGTTTAAGAATGAGGAAGCTACAGGTCCTGGGGTTCTGAGAGAATGGTTTTGTTTGGTGTGCCAAGCTCTTTTCAGTCCGAAGCAAGTTCTCTTCTCGCCTTGTCCTGAGGATAAACGAAGGTTCTACTTGAATGAAA CATCTGCTGTGGATCCATTGCATCTGAAGTACTTCACTTTTGCGGGACGAATAATCGGATTAGCCTTGATGCATAAGGTGCAAGTTGGAATTGTGCTAGACCGTACCCTGTTCTTGCATCTTGCTGGGAGAAGTATTACACTAGAAGATATTTCGGTGGCAGATCCTGTCAAATATGCAAGCTGTAAAAGGATTCTGGAGATGAATGCTGCTGAAATTGATGATCTATACCTAACATTTTCCCGAGGAGCTCATGAATTAGGTACTCGAGAGATTATTGACCTTTGCCCAGGAGGGCAGGATATCAGTGTGAATATCAGAAACAGAGAGCAATACATTGATCTTCTTATTAAGAATACGTTTGTGGACTCTATTTCAGCTCAGCTGACCCATTTCACCCAAGGATTTACTGACATACTAGTTAATCCTGAGCGTCGTAAAGACTTTTTTGAGTGCTTAGATCTGGAAGACTTAGACCGACTGCTAGGGGGAAGCAATGACACAATAAATCTGCAAGATTGGAAATCACATACTCAATATAATGGCTACAAAGAAAAGGATCGCCTGATTACTTGGTTCTGGAAG GCGGTCGAGCGCATGCCAATCGAGCAACAGAGGCAGCTCCTTTTCTTCTGGACTTCAGTAAAGTACTTGCCATCAGAAGGCTTTGGTGGGCTGAGCTCCAAACTGTACATATACAAGACATCGGACTCACCTGACCGTCTCCCATCGTCTCAGACCTGCTTCTACCGCCTCTGCCTCCCTCCTTATACATCCTCGAAAATGGTGGAAAACCAGCTGCAGAAGATCACACAAGAACATGTGAGCTGCAGCTTCGGTACATGGTAG
- the LOC117844690 gene encoding ATP phosphoribosyltransferase, chloroplastic produces MPAMLAAQFTGIPLSQSPAPQPSFRLGLRPWPAVRARSLAPRAAASTTAVSAKPAAAAVPPVADRTVVRIGLPSKGRMAEQTLSLLKSCQLLVRQLNPRQYTADIPLIPNLEVWFQRPKDIVRKLQSGDLDLGIVGFDIVSEYGKGNEDLVVVHDALEFGHCRLSLAVPKEGIFENINTLEDLLNMPEWTEERPLRVVTGFGYLGDKFLREKGFKHVRFLSADGALESYPPMGMADAIVDLVSSGTTLRENNLKEVEGGVVVESQATLVASRKSLHKRKGVLEITHELLERLEAHLRATAELMVTANMRGNSAEEVAERVLSQTSICGLQGPTISPVYCRRDGKVDVEYYAINVVVPQKLLYKSIQQLRSIGGSGVLVTKLTYIFDEETPRWRNLLSELGL; encoded by the exons ATGCCGGCGATGTTGGCGGCGCAGTTTACGGGCATCCCTCTATCCCAGTCACCCGCGCCACAGCCCAGCTTCCGCCTTGGCCTCCGTCCCTGGCCGGCGGTGAGGGCCCGCTCTCTCgctccgcgggcggcggcctctACGACCGCCGTATCCGCtaaaccggcggcggcggcggttcccCCGGTTGCGGACCGCACTGTCGTCCGTATCGGGCTCCCCAGCAAGGGCCGCATGGCCGAGCAAACCCTAAGCCTGCTCAAG AGTTGCCAATTGTTGGTGAGGCAGCTCAACCCGCGGCAGTACACTGCTGATATCCCGCTG ATTCCGAACCTGGAGGTTTGGTTTCAAAGGCCTAAGGATATTGTTCGTAAACTGCAGTCAGGGGATCTTGACCTTGGTATTGTGGGTTTTGACATAGTCAGTGAATACGGGAAG GGCAATGAGGATTTAGTAGTTGTTCATGACGCTCTTGAGTTTGGACATTGTCGTTTATCCCTTGCG GTACCTAAGGAAGGcatttttgaaaatataaatactCTAGAGGATTTGTTAAATATGCCTGAATGGACAGAAGAAAGGCCACTACGTGTTGTTACAGGATTTGGATAT CTAGGTGATAAGTTCTTAAGAGAGAAAGGTTTTAAGCATGTTCGCTTTTTATCTGCTGATGGAGCTCTTGAGTCATATCCTCCT ATGGGTATGGCTGATGCTATTGTTGATCTTGTAAGTAGTGGGACGACCTTGCGTGAGAATAATTTGAAGGAAGTTGAAGGTGGCGTAGTTGTTGAAAGCCAG GCCACTCTTGTAGCGAGTAGGAAGTCTCTGCACAAGCGTAAAGGTGTGTTGGAGATTACCCATGAGTTGCTTGAAAGATTAGAGGCTCACCTCAGAGCAACTGCAGAGTTAATG GTCACAGCAAACATGAGGGGCAACAGTGCAGAAGAAGTGGCAGAGAGAGTTCTTAGCCAAACATCAATATGTGGATTGCAG GGTCCGACTATAAGTCCTGTATACTGTAGACGTGATGGCAAAGTTGACGTGGAATACTATGCTATTAATGTGGTTGTTCCACAAAAGTTGCTTTACAAGTCTATCCAACAACTGAGATCT ATTGGTGGCAGTGGAGTCTTAGTAACAAAGCTGACCTACATATTCGATGAGGAGACGCCAAGGTGGCGCAATCTCCTTTCAGAGCTGGGGTTGTAA
- the LOC117844691 gene encoding lysine-specific demethylase JMJ32: MERAVRELWAESRDLLGLGSPSPDDTAAKASAVPRADLPPTPLAFLRDHVSPGRPLIVSAAATRHWPAASLWPTASYLTDALRSTTVSLHLTPDGRADALAPHPGRHESSSKCFASAHVRRVDFPAAVRLIRGSDPAAGLVAYAQQQDDCLRGEYAAVAGDVDAHVPWASEALGCLPEAVNLWIGNAHSVTSFHKDHYDNIYAVVSGEKHFLLLPPTEHHRLYVRDYPAAHYVAEEKDAGGEHQMRLKLELDEPERIVPWSSVDPCPASPEELDAQASSFPLYSDGPAPIRCTVRAGEMLYLPSMWFHHVSQSPGPNGLTIAVNYWYDMHFDIKYAYFNFLRSMEIDGCSSEQQLCKL, translated from the exons ATGGAGCGCGCGGTGAGAGAGCTGTGGGCGGAATCCCGGGACCTTCTCGGCCTCGGCTCCCCATCCCCTGACGACACCGCTGCCAAAGCCTCCGCCGTGCCGCGCGCGGACCTGCCCCCGACGCCGCTCGCCTTCCTCCGCGACCACGTCTCCCCGGGCCGCCCGCTCATCGTCTCCGCCGCGGCCACCCGCCACTGGCCCGCCGCGTCTCTCTGGCCCACCGCCTCCTACCTCACCGACGCGCTCCGCTCCACCACCGTCTCCCTCCACCTCACCCCCGACGGCCGCGCCGACGCGCTCGCCCCGCACCCGGGGCGCCACGAGTCCTCCTCCAAGTGCTTCGCGTCCGCGCACGTCCGCCGCGTCGACTTCCCCGCCGCGGTCCGGCTCATCAGAGGATccgacccggccgccggccTGGTCGCGTACGCGCAGCAGCAGGACGACTGCCTCAGGGGGGAGtacgcggcggtggccggcgacgTGGACGCGCACGTGCCCTGGGCCAGCGAGGCGCTCGGCTGCCTCCCCGAGGCCGTCAACCTCTGGATCGGCAACGCCCACTCCGTCACCTCCTTCCACAAGGACCACTACGACAACATCTACGCCGTCGTCTCCGGCGAGAAGCACTTCCTGCTGCTGCCCCCCACCGAGCACCACCGCCTCTACGTGCGCGACTACCCCGCCGCCCACTACGTCGCCGAGGAGAAGGACGCAGGAGGGGAGCATCAGATGAGGCTTAAGCTGGAGCTGGACGAGCCCGAGAGGATCGTGCCGTGGAGCAGCGTAGACCCGTGCCCGGCGTCGCCGGAGGAGTTGGACGCTCAGGCGTCGTCGTTCCCTCTCTACTCCGACGGGCCGGCGCCGATTCGGTGCACGGTCCGCGCCGGCGAGATGCTCTACCTGCCAAGCATGTGGTTCCACCATGTCAGCCAGAGCCCAGGGCCGAACGGGCTCACCATTGCTGTGAACTACTGGTACGACATGCATTTTGACATCAAGTATGCCTACTTCAACTTCTTGAGGTCAATGGAGATCGATGGTTGTTCATCAG AGCAACAACTCTGCAAGCTTTAG